The following proteins come from a genomic window of Amphiura filiformis chromosome 16, Afil_fr2py, whole genome shotgun sequence:
- the LOC140135786 gene encoding tubulin beta-2B chain-like, with protein sequence MREIVHIQAGQCGNQIGAKFWEVISDEHGIDPTGAYAGDTDLQLERISVYYSEALGSSGKYVPRAVLVDLEPGTMDSVRSGQFGQIFRPDNFVFGQSGAGNNWAKGHYTEGAELVDSVLDVVRKEAESCDCLQGFQLTHSLGGGTGSGMGTLLISKIREEYPDRIMNTFSVVPSPKVSDTVVEPYNATLSVHQLVENTDETYCIDNEALYDICFRTLKMTTPTYGDLNHLVSATMSGVTTCLRFPGQLNADLRKLAVNMVPFPRLHFFMPGFAPLTSRGSQQYRALTVPELTQQMFDSKNMMAACDPRHGRYLTVAAIFRGRMSMKEVDEQMLNVQNKNSSYFVEWIPNNVKTAVCDIPPRGLKMSATFIGNSTAIQELFKRISEQFTAMFRRKAFLHWYTGEGMDEMEFTEAESNMNDLVSEYQQYQDATADEEGEFDDEEGDGLDEEEYN encoded by the exons ATGCGCGAAATTGTACATATTCAAGCTGGACAATGTGGAAATCAGATTGGAGCAAAG TTCTGGGAGGTGATCTCTGATGAGCATGGTATAGATCCAACAGGGGCATACGCTGGCGATACGGATCTACAACTTGAAAGGATTAGTGTCTACTACAGTGAGGCTCTTGGCAGTA GTGGTAAATATGTCCCTCGAGCCGTTCTGGTGGATCTGGAGCCTGGGACAATGGACTCTGTCCGATCAGGACAGTTTGGACAGATCTTCAGACCTGACAACTTTGTGTTCGGGCAGAGTGGTGCTGGAAACAACTGGGCCAAAGGACACTATACAGAGGGTGCAGAATTGGTAGACTCTGTATTGGATGTTGTGCGCAAGGAAGCTGAGAGCTGTGATTGTTTGCAG GGTTTTCAACTGACACATTCCCTTGGTGGTGGCACAGGCTCTGGTATGGGCACACTACTTATCAGCAAGATCCGTGAGGAGTACCCAGACCGCATCATGAACACCTTCAGCGTTGTCCCATCACCCAAAGTATCAGATACAGTGGTAGAGCCATACAACGCTACTCTCTCAGTTCACCAGCTTGTAGAAAACACAGATGAGACGTACTGCATTGACAATGAAGCCTTGTATGACATTTGTTTCCGTACTCTTAAGATGACCACACCAACCTATGGTGATCTTAACCACCTTGTCTCAGCCACCATGAGTGGAGTGACCACCTGTTTAAGATTCCCAGGTCAACTGAATGCTGATCTCCGTAAACTTGCTGTCAACATGGTGCCATTCCCACGTCTCCACTTCTTCATGCCTGGTTTTGCCCCGCTAACCAGCCGTGGTAGCCAGCAATATCGTGCTCTTACCGTTCCAGAGCTCACCCAGCAGATGTTTGATTCCAAGAACATGATGGCTGCATGCGATCCTCGTCATGGACGCTACCTTACAGTTGCTGCTATCTTCCGTGGTCGAATGTCCATGAAGGAGGTTGATGAGCAAATGTTGAATGTCCAGAACAAGAACAGCAGCTACTTTGTAGAATGGATCCCCAACAACGTGAAGACCGCTGTATGTGACATCCCACCTCGTGGCCTCAAGATGTCAGCAACCTTTATCGGCAACAGCACCGCAATCCAAGAGCTGTTCAAGCGTATCTCTGAGCAGTTTACCGCTATGTTTCGTCGTAAGGCTTTCTTGCATTGGTACACTGGTGAAGGTATGGATGAGATGGAGTTCACCGAGGCTGAGAGCAACATGAACGACTTGGTGTCTGAGTACCAACAATACCAGGATGCAACAGCTGATGAAGAAGGCGAATTTGACGATGAAGAGGGAGATGGTTTGGATGAAGAAGAATACAATTaa
- the LOC140135787 gene encoding proteasome assembly chaperone 4-like, which translates to MNGKGEDCPLSAAAETSLSVTTTDTKLGVHNFTENILDQNVYFHVLKLEGSFYLWIGLKPARMDNLAVAMATRLDQVPCSSALLGDRTNLISTNLAQKLAKSTGKQVFISCSLPDNRMLLPLVEKRLHEELQTNPDKF; encoded by the exons ATGAACGGTAAGGGAGAGGACTGTCCTTTATCTGCAGCAGCTGAAACCTCACTATCTGTCACCACAACAGACACCAAGTTAGGCGTACACAATTTTACGGAAAACATTCTTGACCAGAATGTCTACTTTCATGTTCTCAAATTGGAGGGAAGTTTCTACTTATGGATTGGTCTCAAGCCGGCAAGGATGGACAATTTGGCAGTTGCTATGGCAACTAGATTA gATCAAGTTCCATGTTCATCAGCATTATTAGGAGACAGAACCAACTTAATATCAACTAATCTAGCTCAAAAACTGG CCAAATCGACAGGCAAGCAAGTGTTCATCAGCTGCAGCCTCCCAGACAACAGAATGTTATTACCATTAGTGGAGAAAAGATTACATGAAGAACTGCAAACAAATCCAGACAAGTTTTGA
- the LOC140172522 gene encoding uncharacterized protein, with protein STNQAADKPSQPNQEESTIPSSSESVDSEQSSAPSTSGDSEEGKSSEAVTVPIKKVANLSDSDHFQVSLNLKSFKPEDIEVTRVDNELKVHAKEEVQRYGMIFHREIHRSYQLPENVDADSLKSTLSTAGVLTIEAKRRPKPSEEAEQDDKKGQDVNPELVEDRAEDFDSATGDEKTEEVPTAERQEKTESSSLIGETTKESDAEEEHTAEEKQEDEQATDGQEE; from the coding sequence AGCACTAATCAAGCCGCAGACAAGCCCAGCCAACCAAACCAAGAAGAATCGACAATACCATCAAGCAGTGAGTCGGTAGACAGTGAGCAGAGTAGCGCACCATCAACTAGTGGAGATTCAGAAGAAGGAAAGTCATCAGAAGCAGTGACTGTTCCAATCAAAAAAGTCGCAAATCTATCGGACTCTGATCATTTCCAAGTCTCTCTGAATTTGAAATCATTCAAACCAGAAGACATCGAAGTAACGCGAGTTGACAATGAACTGAAAGTCCACGCAAAAGAGGAGGTGCAGCgttatggaatgatcttccatcGCGAAATTCACCGCTCTTATCAGTTGCCTGAAAATGTAGATGCTGATTCATTGAAGTCGACTTTGTCAACTGCAGGTGTGCTGACCATTGAAGCTAAGCGAAGACCAAAACCTTCTGAAGAAGCCGAGCAGGACGACAAGAAAGGTCAAGATGTGAATCCTGAGCTTGTTGAAGATCGAGCTGAAGATTTCGATTCCGCAACTGGTGACGAGAAAACTGAAGAAGTGCCAACAGCAGAGCGTCAGGAGAAGACAGAATCTTCTTCATTGATTGGTGAGACAACGAAAGAGTCGGATGCCGAAGAGGAGCATACCGCTGAAGAAAAACAGGAAGACGAGCAAGCCACCGATGGACAAGAAGAGTGA